Proteins encoded by one window of Streptomyces sp. ALI-76-A:
- a CDS encoding MoxR family ATPase yields the protein MKFNDTLTTLIKQSLEVGATPALMGEPGIGKSSFVEDLAYSMGTQAFTLPCNQLADKADLTGARLVPYTKDDGTQSYKQVFYPHQVIQECIDYAEKNPREWPILFLDEINRTTSDVTSGALTLVTLRRMGYVDLPKNVRIVVAGNDRGNVTSLDEASLSRFAIFHVEPDAATLMSVLGDNMNPWVKTVLTQAPGLVFQKSTPEAIVADGQDDDDNGNVTMADLFDGGEEMNQLTTPRTIDNLSKWLNAADPQQLAQYLATPIQIGDRETSLLNEAIEAYVGDTMFTTQLVATIAQDLASNVGGVQQNRVNVPKPNCYQSLKASATMTDMAAVIATLTDNEKSGSLLYALKESKDNARLIEQLAQAITQIEPEHTRTLIEMVTSQQIDRQNLEAFMEIDAPIVNQAKPVLSAFL from the coding sequence ATGAAGTTCAACGACACCCTGACGACCCTCATCAAGCAGTCCCTTGAGGTCGGCGCGACGCCCGCTCTCATGGGCGAACCCGGCATCGGCAAGTCCAGCTTCGTCGAGGACCTGGCCTACTCCATGGGCACGCAGGCCTTCACGCTGCCGTGCAACCAGCTCGCCGACAAAGCAGACCTCACCGGTGCGCGCCTGGTGCCGTACACCAAGGACGACGGCACGCAGAGCTACAAGCAGGTCTTTTACCCGCACCAGGTGATCCAGGAGTGCATCGACTACGCCGAGAAGAACCCGCGCGAGTGGCCGATCCTCTTCCTCGACGAGATCAACCGCACCACCTCCGACGTCACCTCCGGCGCACTGACCCTGGTCACGCTGCGCCGCATGGGGTACGTCGACCTGCCCAAGAACGTCCGCATCGTCGTGGCCGGCAACGACAGGGGCAACGTCACCTCGCTCGACGAGGCAAGCCTGTCCCGCTTCGCGATCTTTCACGTCGAGCCCGATGCCGCCACCCTCATGTCCGTCCTCGGCGACAACATGAACCCCTGGGTGAAGACGGTGCTCACGCAAGCCCCCGGGCTCGTCTTCCAGAAGTCGACGCCCGAGGCCATCGTCGCCGACGGCCAGGACGACGACGACAACGGCAACGTCACGATGGCCGATCTGTTCGACGGCGGCGAGGAGATGAACCAGCTCACCACGCCGCGCACCATCGACAACCTGTCGAAGTGGCTCAACGCGGCCGACCCGCAGCAGCTGGCGCAGTATCTGGCCACCCCGATCCAGATCGGCGACCGCGAGACCTCGCTGCTGAACGAGGCCATCGAGGCCTACGTCGGGGACACCATGTTCACCACGCAGCTCGTGGCCACCATCGCCCAGGACCTGGCGAGCAACGTCGGCGGCGTGCAGCAGAACCGGGTGAACGTCCCGAAGCCGAACTGCTACCAGAGCTTGAAGGCCTCAGCGACCATGACCGACATGGCCGCGGTCATCGCGACGCTGACCGACAACGAGAAGTCCGGGTCGCTGCTGTACGCGCTCAAGGAGAGCAAGGACAACGCGCGCCTCATCGAGCAGCTGGCCCAGGCCATCACCCAGATCGAGCCGGAGCACACCCGCACGCTCATCGAGATGGTGACCAGCCAGCAGATCGACCGCCAGAACCTCGAGGCCTTCATGGAGATCGACGCTCCGATCGTCAACCAGGCCAAGCCGGTCCTCTCGGCCTTCCTCTGA
- a CDS encoding LysM domain-containing protein has product MGFGNGPVIAASIMVGGATLFAGWGLTQLATSDGGIIQALQGNHAPVGAPVNPGEKSAGSGSAQQPSGGGTGKQDENGASQDPTPGRGDEDKPNGSGAPAEAKPVPKAKPYTIKPGDTLTAISGTTGVPIGILGETNKIQNPDLIYAGASLLIPPV; this is encoded by the coding sequence ATGGGCTTCGGCAACGGACCCGTCATCGCCGCCAGCATCATGGTGGGCGGAGCGACGCTCTTCGCCGGATGGGGCCTGACGCAGCTCGCGACGTCCGACGGCGGCATCATCCAGGCACTGCAGGGCAATCACGCCCCGGTCGGGGCACCGGTGAATCCCGGCGAGAAGAGCGCCGGAAGCGGCAGCGCCCAGCAGCCGAGCGGGGGCGGCACAGGGAAGCAGGACGAGAACGGGGCAAGTCAGGATCCGACGCCGGGTCGCGGCGACGAGGACAAGCCCAACGGATCAGGTGCACCGGCCGAGGCGAAGCCCGTGCCGAAGGCGAAGCCATACACCATCAAGCCCGGCGATACGCTCACCGCGATCTCGGGGACGACGGGGGTGCCGATCGGCATCCTGGGCGAGACGAACAAGATCCAGAATCCGGATCTCATCTACGCGGGGGCCTCGCTGCTCATCCCGCCGGTGTGA
- a CDS encoding winged helix-turn-helix domain-containing protein encodes MKVPCIARELRVSEKSVYQWRRAWALGGREALRSQGAPGYNCRLGPDLQAKLAVWLEEGPAAHGWSDDQVWTAARVRTLIGRKFHLSYSVSGVTRLLHRMGFSVQMPARPAAERDEEAITAWREVTWQFGKPIQREGKRLDGCRQRRLGGGSSITSEALSQIPHRPKEGTRKVARREGVKSPCQDRKGPPAKWRLVDQLAGRGVVL; translated from the coding sequence ATGAAAGTCCCGTGTATCGCCCGGGAGTTACGGGTGAGCGAGAAGTCGGTCTACCAGTGGCGCCGTGCCTGGGCGTTGGGTGGGCGGGAAGCGTTGCGATCCCAGGGGGCCCCGGGCTACAACTGCCGACTCGGCCCCGATCTGCAGGCCAAGCTCGCCGTCTGGCTGGAAGAAGGGCCGGCCGCGCACGGCTGGAGCGACGACCAGGTGTGGACCGCCGCAAGGGTGCGCACGCTGATCGGGCGGAAGTTCCACCTCTCCTACAGCGTCTCCGGTGTGACCCGGCTGCTGCACCGGATGGGCTTCAGCGTGCAGATGCCCGCCCGTCCCGCCGCCGAACGTGACGAGGAAGCGATCACTGCATGGCGGGAGGTGACCTGGCAGTTCGGCAAACCAATTCAACGGGAGGGCAAACGTCTCGACGGGTGTCGCCAGCGTCGGCTCGGCGGGGGAAGCTCGATCACATCGGAGGCGCTATCACAAATCCCTCACCGACCCAAGGAGGGCACGAGGAAAGTGGCTCGTCGAGAGGGGGTGAAATCACCCTGCCAAGATCGCAAAGGTCCACCGGCGAAATGGCGCCTTGTCGACCAACTGGCCGGTCGAGGTGTGGTGTTGTGA
- a CDS encoding PucR family transcriptional regulator: MPTLGSLPTDKPELELAFLASGSQRAQVTEIAGVVTVTPEQLLENGPPSALPDGSLVLITDASAFRLRGRITTVLELLLQRMSRDGSAGLAVTAAPGARQPFPPTVVDRAARLGIALLITSAPAERWEGMHEQIQLDRLMFAERRAAQLSSLVQELPARLADSRAMQRIADWLARVLDCQVLVSEPERVLAASPATAAEQLARAIIRQSVDGVLPDTLSGPHTQLISLAPASAADTVLAVARKTPFDEADLRLLRHAAKLLGLVDQAHREYRAASGASHAARSAAFELLLDGEVEKARRVMANLAPGLLEPESARVFVVETAQARRGLAARSCTSSVGQQALVVPDPRDDRRILIVHPIRSDDDTGAEVSAELTRLVGALGPPSSLGGSGVYSMTLLADALNEAITAQRFAAFQPDSVALSVHGSDLVSLLPQAEAQQWARRLLNPLMHDETQWESMRETLPAALAYPYTVAARRLRLHRNTVMRRASRAAELLRMDFTSISDRIAVALAMELVTQREVSASPRLTGSEPPSLARLLGTPQVRAWAQTLIRPVQADRRDLVSTALAWLTFDTRVEPAARALGLSEVTVRSHLRALEGHMQRDLATLVGVRDLQFSLHVVTGQPDLRSDRPGMSVVA; encoded by the coding sequence ATGCCGACCCTGGGCTCACTGCCCACTGACAAGCCTGAACTCGAACTGGCATTCTTAGCAAGCGGTTCCCAGCGCGCCCAGGTGACGGAGATCGCCGGCGTGGTTACGGTGACGCCGGAGCAGCTGCTGGAAAACGGGCCCCCATCGGCTCTGCCCGATGGGTCCCTCGTCCTGATAACTGACGCGTCGGCCTTCCGCCTCCGCGGCCGCATCACCACGGTGCTCGAGCTGTTGCTCCAGCGGATGAGCCGGGACGGCAGTGCTGGCTTGGCCGTCACTGCCGCTCCAGGGGCGCGTCAGCCGTTCCCCCCGACCGTCGTGGACCGGGCCGCCCGGCTGGGCATCGCCCTGCTGATCACGTCCGCGCCCGCCGAGCGCTGGGAAGGCATGCATGAGCAGATTCAGCTGGACCGCCTGATGTTCGCCGAGCGCCGTGCTGCCCAACTCAGCTCACTTGTACAGGAGTTGCCAGCTCGGCTGGCCGACTCCCGGGCTATGCAGCGCATCGCGGACTGGCTCGCCCGGGTCCTCGACTGCCAGGTTCTGGTCAGCGAACCAGAGCGCGTCCTCGCGGCCTCACCGGCCACGGCCGCAGAGCAGTTGGCCCGGGCCATCATCCGCCAGTCCGTCGACGGAGTTCTCCCCGATACGCTGTCCGGACCTCACACTCAGCTCATCTCGCTGGCCCCGGCCTCGGCTGCGGACACCGTACTCGCGGTGGCCCGCAAAACCCCTTTCGATGAGGCGGACCTGCGGTTGCTGCGTCATGCGGCGAAACTCCTGGGCCTCGTGGACCAGGCGCACCGCGAGTACCGGGCAGCCTCCGGTGCCTCCCATGCGGCGCGCAGCGCAGCGTTCGAGCTTCTACTGGACGGTGAGGTCGAAAAGGCGCGGCGCGTCATGGCCAATCTGGCGCCCGGGCTTCTGGAACCCGAGAGCGCCCGCGTCTTCGTTGTGGAGACCGCTCAGGCACGCCGGGGCCTGGCTGCGCGCAGCTGCACCTCATCCGTCGGACAGCAGGCCCTAGTCGTGCCCGACCCGAGGGACGACCGGCGGATACTCATCGTGCATCCGATCCGCTCCGACGACGACACCGGAGCGGAAGTCTCCGCCGAACTCACCCGCCTGGTGGGTGCCCTGGGACCCCCCTCGTCCCTGGGCGGCAGCGGCGTCTACTCCATGACGCTGCTCGCCGACGCGCTCAACGAAGCCATCACCGCGCAGAGGTTCGCCGCCTTCCAGCCGGACTCCGTGGCCCTGTCCGTGCACGGCTCCGACCTCGTCAGCCTCCTGCCACAGGCAGAAGCCCAGCAGTGGGCTCGCCGACTGCTGAACCCGCTGATGCACGACGAGACACAGTGGGAGTCCATGCGGGAGACCCTTCCGGCCGCCCTCGCCTACCCGTACACGGTGGCCGCCCGCCGGCTGCGCCTGCACCGCAACACCGTCATGCGCCGCGCCTCACGAGCTGCCGAACTCCTGCGCATGGACTTCACCTCCATCAGTGACCGCATCGCCGTCGCCCTGGCCATGGAACTAGTCACGCAGCGGGAGGTGTCCGCTTCGCCGCGGCTGACGGGTTCGGAACCGCCTTCCCTGGCACGGCTGTTGGGCACTCCACAGGTGCGCGCCTGGGCACAGACCCTGATCCGGCCGGTCCAGGCGGACAGACGCGACCTGGTGTCCACGGCACTCGCCTGGCTCACCTTCGACACCCGCGTCGAGCCCGCGGCCCGCGCGCTCGGCCTCTCCGAGGTCACGGTCCGTTCCCACCTGCGCGCCCTGGAAGGCCACATGCAGCGGGACCTGGCCACCCTTGTCGGCGTACGCGATCTCCAGTTCTCGTTGCACGTTGTCACGGGCCAGCCTGACCTCCGCTCAGACCGTCCAGGCATGTCCGTAGTCGCCTGA
- a CDS encoding toxin-antitoxin system, toxin component, which yields MSTTTKAMRTLSTRIVRNLRPPSDDEGVIPLIGEALTQTRGRPVRLRQAAFPPVTASGLWVDRTGHDLIVYEENTDPEHQLVIIGHEAWHMFQGHCAPHHGPFASRSAQSESAAALAEIVTALCEEDDADRPLPEHMDAALHFATRTDTREAHEELDAEHFGFRFATDVQTALQEARAPAGPLDLAGRIQASMAHRLSQS from the coding sequence GTGAGCACCACAACGAAGGCGATGCGCACGCTCAGCACCCGGATCGTCAGAAACTTACGGCCGCCCAGCGACGACGAAGGCGTCATCCCTCTGATAGGCGAGGCCCTGACCCAGACACGCGGTCGACCTGTTCGCCTACGTCAGGCTGCGTTTCCGCCCGTAACGGCTAGCGGCCTGTGGGTGGACCGCACCGGCCACGATCTGATCGTCTACGAAGAAAACACTGACCCTGAGCATCAACTCGTGATCATCGGGCACGAGGCGTGGCACATGTTTCAGGGCCACTGCGCACCCCATCATGGCCCCTTCGCCTCCCGCTCCGCTCAGAGCGAGTCAGCGGCCGCACTCGCGGAAATCGTGACCGCGCTGTGCGAGGAGGATGACGCCGATCGCCCACTTCCTGAGCACATGGACGCGGCTCTGCACTTTGCCACACGCACCGACACACGCGAGGCCCACGAAGAACTTGATGCGGAGCACTTTGGGTTCCGGTTTGCCACTGATGTGCAGACCGCCCTACAAGAAGCCCGCGCCCCAGCGGGCCCGCTCGACCTTGCTGGCCGCATCCAAGCCTCCATGGCGCACCGCCTCAGTCAGAGCTGA
- a CDS encoding DUF6545 domain-containing protein — protein sequence MTSGPSDLVYYISGSILFLVCALKIPALIRQRNNALLSAAIRLIFAGGCIMFLAAPDVIRALNRLTGITNFSAPVVYATLTGFSAANLLLIINWRQAPPEQTRRISRWCVACYAAAILIIFLLFWAGSAPVEQLTLFDAYYANTPYIREMIVTYLVAHGASSTASLILCWRWSGQLIRGSLRIGLRLLSCAYLLHVSYDVARLIAVAARWTGHDLDFLIDQVTPRFAALSAACVAIGFTLPLVGPRATETVRVVRQLQQLNPLWRALQHVPTPGAVRTNLPWWRTPPAVLLTSRKTALYDAILALSPHCDSVVREAAYQTLLHAGENEASAAVTADAAMILVARKRQLTGVENHDRAHLMAWRSQDLVPLSLALASPAVRNLHEHHHLHVESGPS from the coding sequence GTGACATCCGGGCCGAGTGACCTTGTCTACTACATCAGCGGGAGCATTCTCTTCCTCGTCTGCGCGCTGAAGATCCCCGCGCTCATCCGGCAGCGAAACAACGCACTGCTCAGTGCGGCCATCAGGCTGATCTTCGCCGGCGGCTGTATAATGTTCCTCGCTGCCCCGGACGTCATCCGCGCGCTCAACCGGCTCACCGGGATCACTAACTTCTCCGCCCCCGTGGTTTACGCGACGCTGACCGGATTCTCCGCCGCAAACCTTCTGCTGATCATCAACTGGCGGCAAGCGCCCCCAGAGCAGACCCGCCGCATCTCGCGCTGGTGCGTGGCCTGCTACGCCGCCGCCATTTTGATCATCTTCTTGCTCTTCTGGGCCGGGAGCGCTCCTGTAGAACAGCTCACGCTATTCGACGCCTACTACGCCAACACGCCCTATATCCGGGAGATGATCGTCACCTACCTCGTGGCACATGGCGCGTCTTCGACCGCCAGTCTCATCCTGTGCTGGAGATGGTCAGGACAGCTCATCCGTGGGTCGCTCCGAATAGGCCTCCGCCTGCTCTCCTGCGCCTATCTTCTCCACGTGTCCTATGACGTCGCCAGACTGATCGCGGTGGCGGCCCGGTGGACAGGCCACGACCTGGACTTTCTCATCGATCAAGTCACCCCCCGATTCGCAGCACTCTCCGCCGCTTGCGTCGCGATCGGGTTCACGCTTCCGCTCGTCGGACCGCGCGCAACCGAGACCGTCCGGGTCGTACGCCAACTGCAGCAGCTCAACCCCCTTTGGCGAGCTCTACAGCACGTGCCCACTCCCGGAGCTGTGCGCACCAATCTGCCGTGGTGGCGAACTCCCCCCGCCGTGCTCCTGACTAGCCGCAAGACAGCGTTGTACGACGCCATCCTGGCACTGTCTCCCCACTGTGACTCCGTCGTCCGCGAGGCGGCCTACCAGACACTGCTGCATGCCGGCGAGAACGAAGCGTCCGCCGCAGTCACCGCAGACGCAGCCATGATCCTCGTCGCTCGTAAGCGGCAGCTCACCGGTGTCGAGAACCACGACCGTGCCCATCTCATGGCATGGCGCTCGCAGGACCTCGTTCCCTTGTCGCTGGCGCTTGCTTCGCCTGCCGTCCGGAACCTCCACGAGCACCACCATCTCCACGTAGAAAGCGGCCCGTCATGA
- a CDS encoding FAD-dependent oxidoreductase yields the protein MSQIISRPSRRAVIVGGSIAGMLAAAAIWDHFDSIDIIEGHDLPEGPEPRLGVPQAVHIHLLHTGGAEAIARLLPGTIDQLLAAGAHRIPMTTNMVIYSPEGWYRRWNAATHYLIAASRDLTDYVVREQVCKDPRVTVRTHTKAIGLVGSRSRVTGVRISTSGQQETWEADLVIDASGRSTRTPKWLSELGIQGLTEDTIDSGLAYASRMYRAPVPTHDWPMISVQGDPRLPHPASAGGILPIEGGRWHVSLMGAPGRQPSRSPDAFEPFARGLRHPIVADLLKKAEPLTDVSVTHSTTNRRYYYERLRTWPEGLVALGDSVAAFNPMYGHGMSVVAQGALALRALLSNGLTPGLARRAQRAIARPVNVAWALAVGQDIHLPNTTGKSPNIADRLLQRYVSRLSHTATGSFHAATALTDVLALQAPPSSLVRPSVLLAAIGGPLRQQLDSPQFTPAERALLAGLDEQL from the coding sequence ATGAGTCAAATAATCTCCCGGCCTTCCCGCCGCGCGGTCATCGTCGGAGGCAGCATCGCGGGGATGCTAGCCGCGGCCGCCATCTGGGACCACTTCGACTCCATCGACATCATCGAAGGCCATGACCTGCCCGAAGGACCTGAGCCGCGCCTCGGCGTCCCGCAGGCGGTGCACATCCATCTCCTGCACACCGGAGGCGCCGAGGCGATCGCCCGCCTTCTACCCGGCACCATCGACCAGTTGCTGGCCGCAGGCGCTCACCGTATACCGATGACCACCAACATGGTCATCTACTCACCCGAGGGCTGGTACCGCCGCTGGAACGCGGCCACTCACTACTTGATTGCCGCGAGCCGGGACCTGACCGACTACGTAGTCCGGGAGCAGGTCTGCAAAGACCCCCGGGTGACGGTCCGCACACACACCAAGGCCATCGGACTGGTAGGAAGTCGCAGTCGCGTCACCGGTGTGCGCATCAGCACCTCCGGGCAACAGGAAACGTGGGAAGCGGATCTAGTCATCGACGCATCCGGACGCTCCACACGCACACCAAAGTGGCTCTCCGAGCTCGGCATCCAAGGTCTTACCGAAGACACCATCGATTCGGGTCTGGCCTACGCCAGTCGGATGTACCGAGCCCCCGTACCCACTCACGATTGGCCCATGATCAGCGTCCAGGGTGACCCGCGTCTGCCCCATCCCGCCAGTGCGGGAGGTATTTTGCCGATCGAAGGCGGCCGCTGGCACGTCAGCTTGATGGGTGCCCCAGGCAGGCAGCCGTCCCGCAGCCCGGACGCTTTCGAACCCTTCGCCCGCGGCTTGCGTCACCCCATTGTGGCTGACCTCCTCAAGAAGGCAGAACCGCTCACCGACGTCAGCGTCACGCATAGCACCACGAACCGCCGCTACTACTACGAACGACTTAGGACCTGGCCAGAAGGCCTGGTAGCGCTTGGAGATTCCGTCGCTGCCTTCAACCCCATGTACGGACACGGTATGTCCGTCGTCGCGCAGGGCGCGCTCGCCTTGCGCGCCCTGCTCTCCAACGGTCTGACTCCGGGACTGGCCCGGCGCGCCCAACGTGCCATCGCCCGCCCCGTCAACGTTGCCTGGGCCCTTGCGGTCGGGCAGGACATCCACCTCCCCAACACCACAGGGAAGAGCCCGAACATCGCCGACCGTCTCCTTCAGCGTTACGTCAGCCGTCTCTCCCACACAGCAACCGGATCATTCCACGCCGCCACAGCCCTGACCGACGTGCTGGCTCTGCAAGCCCCACCCTCGTCCCTAGTTCGGCCCAGCGTGTTGCTTGCGGCTATCGGCGGCCCCTTGCGTCAGCAACTGGACAGCCCTCAGTTCACCCCTGCGGAACGTGCCCTCCTCGCGGGCCTGGACGAGCAGCTGTAA
- a CDS encoding AAA family ATPase, translating to MNPPPLSRTSPHRGQVIVLTGPPGAGKSTVAQLLADHLTPSVHLHSDDFWRYIKQGWIAPYLPEAHEQNQVVLQVLVSAAFGYAEGGYHVICDGIVGPWFIDLFRVTARERALPLSYVILRPDQHTTLERATSRADDALTDPEPIRSLHSQFSNLGLYEAHVLDSTTLTAEATADSILQGVARGSYLLNPSDSTTDANDSIHNS from the coding sequence ATGAACCCGCCGCCCCTGTCTCGGACGTCCCCTCACCGCGGTCAGGTAATTGTCCTGACCGGGCCGCCCGGAGCCGGCAAGAGCACCGTGGCGCAGCTGCTGGCAGATCACCTGACTCCAAGCGTCCACCTGCACAGCGACGATTTTTGGCGCTATATCAAGCAGGGCTGGATCGCGCCTTACCTGCCCGAAGCACACGAGCAGAACCAAGTAGTCCTGCAGGTACTGGTCTCAGCAGCGTTCGGCTACGCCGAGGGCGGATACCACGTGATCTGCGACGGCATCGTCGGACCCTGGTTCATCGACCTCTTCCGCGTGACGGCACGGGAGCGGGCCCTGCCGCTGAGCTACGTCATCCTTCGGCCGGACCAACACACCACACTGGAACGGGCAACGAGCCGGGCCGACGACGCTCTGACCGACCCCGAACCGATTCGCTCACTGCACAGCCAGTTCAGCAACCTGGGCCTCTATGAGGCCCACGTCCTGGATTCCACCACCCTGACCGCTGAGGCAACCGCCGACAGCATCCTGCAAGGCGTCGCGAGGGGCTCCTACCTCCTCAACCCGAGCGACAGCACCACCGATGCGAACGACTCGATCCACAACTCTTGA
- a CDS encoding IS630 family transposase: MSHRGPRAVEVVLSEEERAELSRWAGGGAGSRSAERARIVLSCADGASSSQVATDLGVNVATVRKWRSRFAAHRLAGLADEPRPGRRKPDLVLTEAERAELTRWARRAKTAQFLALRARIVLRCAEGGTNKEIAAELGVSHGTVNRWRSRFIRLRLDGLSDEPRPGRPPSILLDQVEDVVVATLESTPGQDTHWSRASMAARTGLSKSTIGRIWKKFDLKPHLQDAFKLSTDPQFVAKVVDVVGLYHHPPEKAVVLCVDEKSQIQALDRSQPVLPMMPGMPERRTHDYYRHGITSLFAAFNIADGSVISQLHRRHRAIEFKKFLIRIDKAVPAGLDVHLVCDNYATHNTAEIRTWLGKHPRFHVHFTPTGSSWMNQVERWFGLLTDKLIRRGVHTSVKALEQDIRAWIDGWNENPKPFTWTKTADEILNSLADYLTKINPPITET, encoded by the coding sequence ATGTCGCATCGGGGTCCGCGTGCTGTCGAGGTTGTGCTGTCCGAGGAGGAGCGCGCCGAGTTGTCGCGTTGGGCGGGTGGTGGGGCGGGATCTCGTTCGGCCGAGCGCGCTCGGATCGTCCTGTCCTGTGCGGATGGTGCGTCAAGTTCCCAGGTGGCGACCGACTTGGGCGTGAACGTGGCGACGGTGCGCAAGTGGCGCTCGCGGTTCGCAGCTCACCGGCTGGCAGGTCTGGCTGACGAGCCACGGCCGGGCCGGCGCAAGCCGGACCTGGTCCTCACCGAGGCTGAGCGTGCGGAGTTGACGCGCTGGGCGCGGCGGGCGAAGACCGCGCAGTTTTTGGCGCTGCGGGCGAGGATCGTGCTGCGGTGCGCGGAAGGCGGGACGAACAAGGAGATCGCCGCCGAACTCGGCGTATCGCACGGAACGGTGAACCGCTGGCGGTCGAGGTTCATCCGCTTGCGGCTGGACGGGCTGAGTGATGAGCCGCGTCCCGGCAGGCCGCCCTCGATCCTTCTGGACCAGGTCGAGGACGTTGTCGTCGCGACGCTGGAATCCACCCCTGGTCAGGACACGCACTGGTCGCGGGCCTCCATGGCCGCCCGCACCGGGCTGTCGAAGTCCACCATCGGGCGGATCTGGAAGAAGTTCGACCTCAAGCCGCACCTGCAGGACGCGTTCAAGCTCTCCACCGACCCGCAGTTCGTCGCGAAGGTCGTCGACGTCGTCGGCCTGTACCACCATCCGCCCGAGAAGGCGGTGGTGTTGTGCGTGGATGAGAAGAGCCAAATCCAGGCGCTGGACCGCTCGCAGCCGGTGCTGCCGATGATGCCGGGCATGCCCGAGCGACGCACCCATGACTACTACCGGCACGGCATAACCAGCCTGTTCGCCGCCTTCAACATCGCCGACGGCAGCGTCATATCGCAGCTGCACCGCCGCCACCGGGCCATCGAGTTCAAGAAGTTCCTGATCCGGATCGACAAGGCGGTGCCCGCCGGCCTCGACGTCCATCTGGTCTGTGACAATTACGCCACCCACAACACCGCCGAGATCAGGACGTGGCTGGGAAAACACCCCCGCTTCCACGTCCACTTCACCCCCACCGGCTCCTCGTGGATGAACCAGGTCGAGCGTTGGTTCGGCCTGTTGACGGACAAGCTCATCCGCCGCGGTGTGCACACCTCCGTGAAGGCCCTGGAGCAAGACATCAGAGCTTGGATCGACGGATGGAACGAGAACCCCAAGCCCTTCACCTGGACCAAGACCGCCGACGAGATCCTCAACTCCCTCGCCGACTACCTCACCAAAATCAACCCACCGATCACCGAAACCTGA